In Paenibacillus sp. 1781tsa1, one DNA window encodes the following:
- a CDS encoding DnaD domain-containing protein — protein MEDTTSKAWLDGAAYGMTSGTAHLPYALLRYYHQLGLSDAEVLLLIQLLGFRQAEFNEFPTLEELAGRMGLAPEGIARMLQRLMRDGYIAIDEHRDEERDIQYERYDLHGLYAKLAACTAEEVAAFRAEQQSSNTARQDSNSVQKEEEERNMFSIFEKEFGRPLSPMECETISGWLDQDRYQEELILMALKEAVFAGKVHFRYIDRILLEWSRNRVKTVQDAKAYTQRFRNGGR, from the coding sequence ATGGAAGATACCACATCCAAAGCCTGGTTGGATGGAGCAGCTTATGGCATGACTTCGGGTACAGCCCATCTGCCTTATGCCTTGTTACGTTATTATCACCAGCTTGGCCTATCAGATGCAGAAGTGCTTCTTCTGATTCAATTGCTAGGGTTCCGTCAGGCGGAGTTCAATGAGTTTCCGACGCTTGAAGAGCTTGCTGGGCGTATGGGACTTGCACCTGAAGGTATTGCCAGAATGTTGCAACGTCTGATGAGGGATGGATATATCGCTATTGACGAGCATCGTGACGAGGAACGTGACATCCAGTACGAGCGATATGACTTACATGGATTATATGCCAAGCTTGCAGCGTGCACTGCGGAAGAAGTAGCCGCATTCCGTGCGGAGCAGCAGAGTAGCAATACAGCACGTCAAGATTCGAACAGTGTTCAAAAAGAAGAGGAAGAACGGAACATGTTCTCCATTTTTGAAAAAGAATTTGGACGTCCGCTCTCTCCAATGGAGTGTGAGACGATATCCGGCTGGTTGGATCAGGACCGTTATCAAGAGGAATTGATTCTAATGGCTCTGAAGGAAGCGGTTTTTGCAGGCAAAGTACATTTCCGGTATATCGATCGAATTCTGCTTGAGTGGAGCCGAAATCGTGTAAAGACCGTTCAAGACGCGAAGGCGTACACGCAGCGGTTTCGTAATGGTGGACGTTAA
- a CDS encoding 2-hydroxy-3-keto-5-methylthiopentenyl-1-phosphate phosphatase yields the protein MRSDKKTVIFCDFDGTITLSDNIVAIMKHFKPEGIEAIMKDTIEQNISLREGVGAMFALLPASQKDEIVEFVLGQAGIREGFSEFLDYVRSEGIEFNVTSGGMDFFIEPLLAPFHIPQDHVYCNGADFSGETIKIEWPNPCQPPCENGCGMCKTTVIRTFPEDQYNRILIGDSLTDFEGAKIADLVYSRSILTDKCIELGVDHVPFATFYDIIEDMKQKQTQGVL from the coding sequence ATGAGAAGTGATAAAAAAACAGTCATTTTCTGTGACTTTGACGGTACGATTACTCTCTCCGACAACATCGTAGCGATCATGAAACATTTCAAGCCTGAGGGCATTGAAGCCATAATGAAAGATACGATCGAGCAGAACATTTCGCTGCGTGAAGGTGTTGGAGCCATGTTTGCTCTTCTGCCTGCATCGCAGAAAGATGAAATTGTGGAATTTGTGCTTGGACAAGCGGGGATTCGTGAAGGATTCAGCGAGTTTCTTGACTACGTTCGCAGCGAAGGGATCGAATTCAATGTGACCAGCGGTGGCATGGACTTTTTTATCGAACCGTTACTCGCACCATTTCATATCCCTCAGGATCATGTCTATTGCAACGGAGCTGACTTCTCGGGTGAAACCATTAAGATTGAATGGCCGAATCCCTGTCAACCTCCTTGTGAGAATGGCTGCGGCATGTGCAAAACAACCGTGATTCGTACCTTCCCGGAAGATCAATATAATCGAATTCTTATTGGAGACAGTCTGACAGATTTTGAGGGTGCAAAGATTGCCGATCTCGTCTACTCCCGCTCCATTTTGACTGACAAATGTATTGAACTTGGTGTGGACCATGTGCCATTCGCTACCTTTTACGATATCATCGAAGATATGAAACAGAAGCAAACACAAGGAGTGCTGTAA
- a CDS encoding 2,3-diketo-5-methylthiopentyl-1-phosphate enolase, with product MNNMCTATYRLHDDHADFRKKAESIAIGMTVGSWTELPQAQREAMQKHLGEVISVEVHEADGMAAGERYADITIGYPDINFSRDIPALLVTVFGKISMDGRIKLTKLGFSDGFLRAFPGPKFGLNGVRDLLGVHDRPLLMSIFKSVIGLDADELREQFIRQALGGVDLIKDDEILFENKLTPIEKRVEVCMKAAEQARQETGKKLLYATNLTGPTSRLKEQAERAIGAGANALLFNVLSYGYDVLHELSSDPDINVPIMAHPALAGALYPSPHYGMSASVVLGQLMRLAGADLVLFPSPYGSVTMPKEENMAITEQLLTADLPVRTSMPVPSAGIHPGLVPLILRDFGTDVIVNAGGGIHGHPMGTEAGGRAFLQAIEAAQRSIPLAQYATDHPELKSALDLWGGER from the coding sequence ATGAATAACATGTGCACAGCCACATATCGTCTTCATGATGATCATGCAGACTTTCGCAAGAAGGCCGAGTCCATCGCAATCGGCATGACCGTTGGCAGCTGGACGGAGTTGCCGCAAGCCCAGCGTGAAGCGATGCAGAAGCATCTCGGTGAAGTAATAAGTGTAGAAGTACATGAAGCTGATGGCATGGCTGCAGGTGAGCGATACGCCGACATTACCATTGGATATCCAGATATCAACTTCAGCCGAGATATCCCTGCCCTGCTCGTGACGGTCTTTGGCAAAATCTCAATGGATGGCCGGATCAAATTAACAAAGCTTGGTTTCTCGGATGGCTTCCTCCGTGCATTCCCAGGACCCAAGTTTGGACTGAATGGTGTTCGTGATCTGCTTGGTGTGCATGATCGACCACTGTTAATGAGTATCTTCAAATCGGTTATCGGACTGGATGCAGATGAACTGCGTGAACAATTTATTCGTCAGGCTCTTGGTGGCGTTGATCTGATCAAGGACGATGAGATTCTGTTCGAGAATAAATTGACCCCCATCGAAAAAAGAGTCGAGGTCTGCATGAAAGCTGCCGAACAGGCACGCCAGGAGACGGGCAAGAAACTTCTGTATGCAACCAATCTTACAGGACCTACATCTCGTCTGAAAGAGCAAGCTGAACGTGCCATTGGCGCTGGAGCGAATGCATTATTGTTCAACGTATTGTCCTACGGATATGATGTGCTGCATGAACTCAGCAGTGATCCTGATATCAATGTGCCAATTATGGCTCACCCTGCACTTGCAGGCGCACTATATCCTTCACCACATTACGGCATGTCGGCTTCGGTTGTACTAGGCCAGTTAATGCGTCTTGCGGGTGCCGATCTGGTGCTCTTCCCTTCTCCTTATGGATCCGTAACGATGCCGAAGGAAGAAAATATGGCGATCACGGAGCAATTACTGACAGCTGATCTGCCTGTAAGAACCAGTATGCCAGTGCCTTCAGCCGGTATCCATCCAGGCCTTGTACCGCTTATTTTGCGCGACTTTGGCACAGATGTCATCGTTAATGCTGGTGGCGGTATTCATGGACATCCTATGGGCACAGAGGCAGGCGGACGTGCATTCCTGCAGGCTATCGAGGCAGCTCAGCGTTCCATTCCACTCGCGCAATATGCAACCGATCATCCGGAGCTGAAAAGCGCACTGGACTTGTGGGGTGGCGAACGATGA
- a CDS encoding DUF5590 domain-containing protein — MKKKKKWIWISLLALVLILFGLQRYYVYVTQDQRKEEALAIQAAQEKLGITSYDELRKYIWGDKEGSDNIYWTLIGKNKDNQDVMVWVKFDANNQPATGANAVHSELLQNGMSEAQIRNRFSSEVPAGEIKRIMPGVVNGIYVWQVYYKDGTHNHYRFYRFSNGEQVDLVYTLPNS; from the coding sequence TTGAAGAAAAAAAAGAAGTGGATATGGATTTCGCTGCTTGCACTGGTTCTGATTCTGTTTGGGCTTCAGCGTTATTACGTGTATGTCACACAGGACCAGCGTAAGGAAGAAGCGCTCGCCATACAGGCAGCACAGGAGAAACTGGGCATTACATCTTATGATGAACTGCGTAAGTACATCTGGGGAGATAAAGAAGGCTCTGACAACATCTACTGGACCCTGATCGGCAAAAACAAGGATAACCAGGATGTAATGGTCTGGGTTAAATTCGATGCAAACAATCAACCTGCTACAGGTGCTAACGCTGTACACAGTGAACTGCTGCAGAATGGGATGTCCGAAGCACAGATACGCAATCGCTTTAGTTCCGAAGTTCCTGCCGGTGAGATTAAACGAATCATGCCCGGAGTTGTGAATGGAATATATGTGTGGCAAGTGTATTATAAAGACGGTACGCATAACCACTATCGATTTTATCGTTTTAGCAATGGAGAACAGGTGGACTTGGTCTACACACTCCCGAACAGCTAG
- a CDS encoding AAA family ATPase, with translation MPKWTKEIAIGFVPVLIIFLAFTGVNIVPILIAAVFVGALLFMMQMRGGITVGAAQERKRKKKGPTKLTFEEIGGQDSAKQELREALDFLIKHEEIRKFGIRPLKGILLTGPPGTGKTLMAKAAAHYTDSVFVAASGSEFVEMYVGVGASRIRDLFKDARTRATKENKENAIIFIDEIDVIGGKREGGQQREYDQTLNQLLTEMDGIYSSDTPRILVIAATNRKEMLDSALTRPGRFDRHIQVDLPDKKGRKHILELHAVNKPLMKEVNLEKTAEESYGFSGAQLESVMNEAAIYAMRDGLLHIEQRHLSLAIDKVMMGEKTDRESSVEEKKRVAIHELGHAIMAELVRPGSVSQVALSPRGQALGYVRHNPQQEQFLYTKRFLEEQIMIALGGAAAEEMYYGGRSTGSRNDFDQATNVVQTMMASGLTSLGIVNMDMVTTEELMRENKLILQELMEQTKRLLEEQRTIFDNSLDILIREEVLSGEQFRCQFRDSARLPA, from the coding sequence ATGCCTAAGTGGACCAAAGAAATTGCCATTGGATTTGTCCCCGTGTTGATTATTTTTCTTGCTTTTACTGGTGTTAACATTGTTCCGATTCTAATTGCAGCGGTGTTTGTCGGAGCTTTGTTGTTCATGATGCAGATGCGTGGCGGGATTACCGTAGGCGCTGCACAGGAGCGTAAACGGAAGAAAAAAGGTCCGACCAAGCTTACTTTTGAAGAAATTGGTGGTCAGGACAGTGCCAAGCAAGAATTGCGTGAAGCACTAGACTTTCTCATCAAACATGAAGAGATCCGCAAGTTCGGGATTCGCCCGTTAAAAGGGATCTTGCTGACAGGCCCTCCAGGGACAGGTAAAACGTTGATGGCCAAAGCTGCAGCCCATTACACCGATTCTGTCTTCGTAGCTGCATCGGGTAGTGAGTTTGTGGAAATGTATGTTGGTGTGGGTGCCAGCAGAATTCGGGATTTGTTCAAGGATGCGAGAACCCGTGCCACCAAGGAAAATAAAGAAAATGCCATTATATTTATCGATGAGATTGATGTCATCGGGGGTAAACGTGAGGGCGGACAACAGCGTGAGTATGATCAGACGCTGAACCAGCTCTTAACGGAAATGGATGGAATCTATTCTTCCGATACGCCAAGAATACTGGTTATTGCTGCAACGAACCGCAAAGAAATGCTGGATAGCGCCCTGACACGTCCAGGACGTTTTGACCGCCATATTCAAGTGGACTTGCCTGACAAGAAGGGCAGAAAGCATATTCTGGAACTGCATGCGGTGAATAAACCTCTGATGAAAGAAGTTAATCTGGAGAAGACAGCGGAAGAATCGTATGGTTTCTCCGGTGCACAGCTCGAAAGTGTGATGAATGAAGCAGCTATATACGCCATGCGGGATGGGCTGTTACACATAGAACAACGTCACTTGTCTCTGGCTATTGATAAAGTCATGATGGGCGAGAAGACAGACCGTGAGTCCAGTGTGGAAGAGAAGAAAAGGGTTGCCATTCATGAATTGGGACATGCCATTATGGCTGAACTTGTTCGTCCGGGCAGTGTAAGCCAAGTAGCACTTAGTCCGCGTGGACAAGCGCTGGGATATGTGCGTCATAACCCGCAACAGGAACAATTCCTTTATACGAAGCGTTTTCTGGAAGAACAGATTATGATTGCACTCGGAGGAGCAGCTGCGGAGGAAATGTATTACGGTGGACGTTCCACAGGTTCACGCAATGACTTCGATCAAGCAACCAATGTCGTGCAAACGATGATGGCTTCGGGGTTGACTTCACTCGGGATTGTGAACATGGATATGGTCACAACCGAGGAGCTTATGCGAGAGAATAAATTAATACTGCAAGAACTAATGGAACAGACGAAGCGGTTACTTGAAGAACAACGGACAATTTTCGACAATTCACTCGACATCCTCATTCGAGAGGAAGTATTGTCTGGCGAACAATTTCGTTGTCAATTTCGTGACAGTGCCCGTCTACCAGCATAA
- a CDS encoding acetate kinase produces the protein MKVLVINAGSSSLKYQLYNMTDESVLAKGLVERIGMDSSILTHKPTGREDVTEVSEILEHTTAIRKVIDILTDKENGVLDSVSEIQAVGHRVVHGGEAFKESALVDDAAKAEIRRLFDLAPLHNPAAMMGIRAAEANMPGVPQVMVFDTAFHQTMPEKAYLYAIPRVLYKKYKVRRYGAHGTSHDFVSKAAAEYLDRPLEDLKIITCHVGNGGSVTAVKGGVSVDTSMGMTPLEGLMMGTRSGDLDPAIVPYVMNKEELSVSEVNSMLNKHSGLLAISGISSDMREITEGMENGDANSTLAFEMYEYRLRKYIGSYAAAMNGVDVIVFTAGVGENSVVLRQKVCEQLTYLGVELDEALNAVRSGEPRRITTANSKVDVLVVPTNEELVIARDTHRIVLNSQ, from the coding sequence GTGAAAGTACTCGTAATTAATGCGGGGAGTTCCTCGCTCAAATATCAACTGTATAACATGACTGACGAATCTGTTCTGGCTAAAGGTTTGGTAGAGCGGATCGGAATGGATTCCTCCATTCTGACACACAAACCGACAGGCCGTGAGGATGTTACAGAAGTTAGTGAAATTTTGGAACACACAACAGCAATCCGTAAAGTCATTGATATTTTGACTGACAAAGAAAATGGCGTACTGGATTCTGTAAGTGAGATTCAAGCTGTTGGACACCGCGTTGTTCATGGTGGTGAAGCATTTAAAGAATCTGCACTGGTAGATGATGCTGCCAAAGCTGAAATTCGTCGTTTGTTCGACTTGGCTCCACTTCATAACCCGGCAGCAATGATGGGTATTCGTGCGGCTGAAGCTAATATGCCTGGTGTGCCACAGGTTATGGTCTTTGATACAGCGTTCCATCAAACGATGCCTGAAAAAGCTTATTTGTATGCCATTCCGCGTGTACTTTACAAAAAATATAAAGTACGTCGTTACGGCGCACATGGTACTTCCCATGATTTCGTAAGCAAAGCTGCTGCTGAGTATCTGGATCGTCCATTGGAAGATCTGAAAATCATCACTTGTCACGTGGGTAACGGTGGGAGTGTAACAGCAGTTAAAGGTGGCGTATCCGTGGATACTTCGATGGGTATGACTCCGCTTGAAGGACTGATGATGGGAACGCGTTCCGGTGACCTTGACCCAGCCATCGTACCTTATGTTATGAACAAGGAAGAACTGAGCGTAAGCGAAGTGAACTCCATGTTGAACAAACACAGTGGATTGCTTGCAATCTCCGGAATCAGCAGTGACATGCGTGAGATTACAGAAGGTATGGAGAATGGAGATGCCAACTCCACGCTTGCTTTTGAAATGTACGAATACCGTCTGCGTAAATACATCGGATCATATGCAGCTGCAATGAATGGTGTAGATGTGATCGTCTTCACAGCTGGTGTAGGTGAGAACTCCGTTGTTCTTCGCCAAAAAGTATGTGAGCAGCTTACGTATCTTGGCGTTGAGCTGGACGAAGCCCTGAACGCAGTCCGTTCTGGTGAGCCACGTCGCATCACAACAGCGAACTCGAAAGTTGATGTTCTCGTTGTTCCAACGAATGAAGAATTGGTCATTGCTCGCGATACGCATCGAATCGTATTGAATTCTCAGTAA
- a CDS encoding 3-hydroxyacyl-CoA dehydrogenase family protein: protein MFFKKIGVVGGGTMGQGISQMLAAKGLDVLLVEHTTQKLDHAYDMIETNLDKQLEKWAITKAEKKLILSRITKVAHLAELGTCDMVIETISEDLDAKKAVFSQLDQVCPSNVILASNTSTLSLTELASSTKYPERVIGMHFIHPVSRVDLVEIIRGLKTSDSTFEETRRFVEEVADKKGVMIYESPGFVTSRLICLLINEALHVLQEGVASAEDIDDAMRIGYNFQHGPLEMADRFGLDSVEAALERMFREFGELKYRPSTVLKKMVRAGHLGVKTGEGFFKYDKDGDRL from the coding sequence ATGTTTTTCAAAAAAATAGGAGTTGTCGGCGGCGGTACGATGGGGCAAGGTATTTCCCAGATGCTCGCAGCCAAAGGACTTGATGTGCTTCTCGTGGAGCATACAACACAAAAACTGGATCATGCCTATGACATGATCGAAACGAACCTGGATAAACAATTGGAGAAATGGGCGATTACAAAAGCGGAAAAGAAATTGATTCTTTCCCGTATTACCAAGGTAGCTCATTTAGCTGAACTTGGAACTTGCGACATGGTCATTGAGACAATCTCAGAGGATCTGGATGCGAAAAAAGCAGTATTCAGTCAACTGGACCAAGTTTGCCCAAGCAATGTCATTCTGGCAAGTAATACATCCACGCTGAGTTTGACCGAGCTTGCAAGCTCGACCAAATACCCAGAGCGTGTTATTGGTATGCACTTTATTCACCCGGTATCCCGGGTTGATCTTGTAGAGATTATTCGTGGACTGAAAACTTCGGATTCGACATTCGAGGAGACCAGACGTTTTGTTGAAGAAGTAGCGGACAAAAAAGGAGTCATGATCTATGAATCACCTGGATTTGTAACTTCCCGCTTGATCTGCCTGTTGATTAACGAAGCGTTGCATGTATTACAAGAAGGTGTTGCATCTGCTGAAGACATCGATGATGCAATGCGTATCGGATACAACTTCCAACATGGACCACTCGAAATGGCTGACCGTTTCGGATTGGATTCTGTTGAAGCTGCACTCGAAAGAATGTTCCGTGAATTCGGAGAATTGAAATATCGTCCTTCTACAGTCCTGAAGAAAATGGTGCGTGCAGGACACCTGGGTGTCAAAACAGGCGAAGGATTCTTCAAGTACGACAAGGATGGTGACCGACTGTGA
- a CDS encoding methylthioribulose 1-phosphate dehydratase, protein MGFEKITLEHKRQVLEELADIKALFASRNWFPGTSGNLSMRVGDFDPEQFYFAVTASGKDKSLRTPEDFLFVDKHGKAIETTTLKPSAETLIHCEIYRLTGCGAVFHVHTVFNNLISEFFGAEGHVPIQGIELIKAFNIWEENAEIRVPVLPNFADIPSIAELVPGVLDANVPGILLRNHGIYAWGKDAFEAKRHLEAFEFLFEVMYRQLLLKGATK, encoded by the coding sequence ATGGGTTTTGAAAAGATTACATTGGAACACAAACGTCAGGTCCTTGAAGAACTGGCTGATATCAAAGCGTTGTTCGCCAGTCGTAACTGGTTCCCCGGAACTAGTGGCAATCTGTCGATGCGTGTAGGAGACTTTGACCCGGAGCAATTTTATTTTGCGGTTACCGCCTCAGGCAAGGACAAGTCTCTTCGCACACCGGAAGACTTCCTTTTTGTGGACAAACACGGCAAAGCGATTGAAACAACAACGTTGAAACCGAGTGCTGAAACGTTGATTCACTGCGAAATCTATCGTTTGACCGGCTGCGGTGCTGTATTCCACGTGCATACCGTGTTTAACAACCTGATTAGTGAATTCTTTGGAGCAGAAGGACACGTACCGATTCAAGGAATCGAATTGATCAAGGCTTTCAACATTTGGGAAGAAAATGCGGAGATTCGTGTACCTGTCCTGCCTAACTTTGCGGATATTCCATCTATCGCTGAATTGGTGCCAGGTGTACTTGATGCCAATGTACCAGGGATCTTGCTTCGGAACCACGGTATTTATGCCTGGGGTAAGGATGCTTTTGAAGCGAAACGTCATCTGGAAGCGTTCGAATTCCTGTTCGAAGTGATGTACCGTCAACTTCTGCTGAAGGGCGCTACGAAATAG
- a CDS encoding RNA polymerase sigma factor, with the protein MRTLIDKYSQHVYHVAYSVLRNDQDAQDAAQEAFIQMYKSLPDYRSEGFKTWLTRIAFHKAIDAKRKLGRRTAEDLGGEEKIINMPGRDEDVLTRLVREERQDKLRERINQLPAQHRDIITAYYLSEKNYEQIASDAQVAVKTVESRLYRARQWIRKHWKEDEWRE; encoded by the coding sequence ATGCGTACTCTGATTGATAAATATAGCCAGCATGTATACCATGTGGCCTATTCCGTACTCAGGAACGATCAGGATGCACAGGATGCAGCTCAGGAGGCGTTCATACAGATGTATAAATCTCTCCCCGACTACCGTTCTGAAGGTTTCAAAACGTGGTTAACCCGAATTGCCTTTCACAAAGCGATTGATGCCAAACGCAAGCTGGGCAGACGAACCGCTGAGGATCTGGGTGGAGAAGAAAAAATAATAAACATGCCCGGACGGGATGAAGACGTTCTTACCCGTCTCGTTCGTGAAGAACGTCAGGATAAACTTCGCGAACGGATTAATCAGTTGCCTGCTCAGCACCGTGACATTATCACTGCGTATTATCTAAGCGAAAAAAATTATGAGCAGATTGCCAGTGATGCACAGGTGGCTGTGAAAACCGTGGAATCCCGCTTGTATCGTGCCCGGCAGTGGATTCGAAAACATTGGAAGGAGGATGAATGGCGTGAGTAA
- a CDS encoding multi-tm2 domain protein, which translates to MHSDRNKLLAFLLNLIPGLGFMYWGRAARAVIYPLLFFGTAVGSFMLAWAFGQQDLMIFGALCAMFFWGISMLDISILLLRAPSPGDVRYQGYGAHYSGPHQGPAYQGTYAGQEGHLGQMEMDQEGIHQRQGEEYGDHAGLYGQPMYRKGSEGERFFTILLSFVPGLGHLHLGLLHRGLSFLMAFFGSFAMMVFVASITNESVFLMFLLILPVIWVYCMFDAVQHVHRKQAGEVLQDRTLFEELEMGRVAGRRSKVLATLLSAFPGAGHLYLGLQKRGMQLMFLFLGSIYVLDLLHLSVFLFMIPLIWFYSFFDGLQCSSRYGREPLIDQPIFKDWARHQRLIGFGIAALGLYYLTIRLVIPQLNELFPNAFMTYEIRSYLNTVIVSLLLIFGGLKLLFGKQRGTGIQSAAHRNDEGADSLFLFKDRDDRL; encoded by the coding sequence GTGCACTCAGATCGTAACAAATTACTCGCATTTCTATTAAACCTGATACCCGGTCTTGGTTTTATGTATTGGGGTCGAGCCGCAAGAGCCGTGATCTATCCATTGCTTTTCTTTGGGACAGCTGTTGGCTCATTCATGCTGGCGTGGGCGTTTGGTCAACAGGACTTGATGATTTTTGGTGCACTATGTGCCATGTTCTTCTGGGGAATCAGTATGCTGGATATCAGTATACTTCTGCTTCGAGCACCATCTCCAGGTGATGTTCGATACCAGGGTTATGGGGCTCATTACAGTGGGCCGCATCAGGGGCCGGCATATCAGGGAACATACGCTGGTCAGGAAGGCCATCTGGGACAGATGGAGATGGACCAAGAGGGAATACATCAACGACAGGGCGAAGAGTATGGCGATCATGCAGGTCTCTATGGTCAACCCATGTATCGAAAAGGCAGTGAGGGTGAACGCTTCTTCACCATTTTGCTCTCATTTGTTCCGGGATTGGGCCACCTTCATCTGGGATTGTTGCATCGCGGGTTGTCATTCCTGATGGCGTTCTTTGGGTCATTTGCCATGATGGTTTTTGTGGCTTCGATCACCAATGAATCGGTGTTTCTAATGTTCCTACTCATTCTGCCTGTGATATGGGTATACTGTATGTTTGATGCGGTGCAGCATGTCCACCGTAAGCAGGCTGGAGAGGTACTGCAGGATCGGACGTTATTCGAGGAATTGGAGATGGGCAGAGTAGCCGGACGACGCAGTAAAGTGCTTGCAACCCTTTTATCTGCTTTTCCAGGTGCGGGTCATCTCTATCTGGGTTTGCAAAAAAGAGGCATGCAATTGATGTTCCTGTTCCTGGGCAGCATCTATGTTCTGGACCTGCTTCACTTATCGGTGTTCCTGTTCATGATACCGTTGATCTGGTTCTACAGCTTCTTTGACGGGCTACAGTGCTCCAGTCGCTATGGACGCGAGCCATTGATCGATCAGCCGATCTTCAAGGATTGGGCCCGCCATCAGCGCCTGATTGGATTCGGGATTGCCGCGCTGGGTCTATATTACCTGACGATCCGTCTTGTCATTCCACAGCTGAATGAGCTCTTCCCTAATGCATTTATGACGTATGAGATCCGTTCCTATTTGAACACCGTCATTGTATCCTTGCTGCTCATTTTTGGCGGCTTGAAGTTGCTGTTTGGCAAGCAACGGGGGACGGGTATCCAAAGTGCTGCTCATCGAAATGATGAGGGTGCAGACAGCCTCTTTTTATTCAAGGATCGGGATGATCGACTGTAA
- the asnS gene encoding asparagine--tRNA ligase, whose protein sequence is MDTNCVIRNVNEHVGETVTIGAWINNKRSSGKIQFLQLRDGTGYIQGVVVKSEVSEDIWNNAKSLTQESSLYVTGIIREEPRSASGYEMTVTGVEIIHLTENYPITPKEHGVDFLMDHRHLWLRSTKQRAVMVIRAEIIRAVQQFFDGNGFTQVDPPILTPSSAEGTTNLFHIKYFDEDAYLTQSGQLYMEAAAMALGKVYSFGPTFRAEKSKTRRHLIEFWMIEPEMAFVDHEESLRVQEKFIAHVVQSVVKNCRAELESIGRDVSKLEGIVAPFPRITYDEAIEFLHGQGFDIPWGEDFGAPHETAIAEKYNTPVFITHYPAGIKAFYMKPDPNRPEVVLCADMIAPEGYGEIIGGSQRIDDPELMQQRFEEHNLSDEAYQWYLDLRKYGSVPHSGFGLGLERTVAWICGLDHVRETIAFPRMLYRLYP, encoded by the coding sequence ATGGATACGAATTGTGTAATTCGTAATGTGAACGAGCATGTGGGCGAGACCGTAACGATCGGTGCCTGGATTAACAACAAACGTTCCAGCGGCAAAATTCAGTTTTTGCAGCTGCGTGATGGAACCGGATATATTCAAGGGGTTGTTGTAAAAAGTGAAGTTAGCGAAGATATCTGGAACAATGCCAAGAGCCTGACACAAGAAAGTTCTTTGTATGTTACAGGGATTATTCGTGAAGAACCTCGCAGTGCGTCCGGTTACGAGATGACGGTTACTGGGGTCGAAATCATTCATCTGACTGAAAACTATCCAATCACGCCTAAGGAGCATGGTGTTGATTTCTTGATGGACCATCGTCATCTGTGGCTCCGTTCTACGAAGCAACGTGCGGTTATGGTGATTCGTGCAGAGATTATTCGCGCTGTTCAGCAGTTCTTTGATGGTAACGGATTCACACAAGTTGATCCTCCGATTTTGACACCATCGTCTGCAGAAGGAACGACGAACCTGTTCCACATCAAATACTTTGATGAAGATGCTTATCTGACGCAAAGTGGTCAATTGTATATGGAAGCAGCAGCCATGGCATTGGGCAAAGTATATTCCTTTGGTCCTACATTCCGTGCTGAGAAATCCAAAACACGTCGCCATCTGATTGAGTTCTGGATGATTGAGCCGGAAATGGCATTTGTAGATCACGAGGAAAGTCTGCGCGTACAAGAGAAATTTATCGCTCATGTCGTTCAATCCGTGGTGAAAAACTGCCGTGCAGAACTGGAATCCATCGGTCGTGATGTATCCAAGCTCGAAGGCATCGTAGCGCCATTCCCACGAATTACGTATGATGAAGCGATTGAATTCCTGCATGGACAAGGTTTTGATATTCCTTGGGGAGAAGACTTCGGTGCACCGCACGAAACAGCGATTGCTGAGAAGTACAATACACCCGTCTTTATCACGCATTACCCTGCAGGAATCAAAGCTTTCTATATGAAACCAGATCCGAATCGTCCAGAAGTTGTCCTCTGTGCTGATATGATTGCACCAGAAGGCTACGGAGAGATTATTGGTGGTTCTCAGCGTATTGATGATCCGGAATTGATGCAACAACGTTTTGAGGAGCACAATCTCTCGGATGAAGCTTACCAATGGTATCTGGATTTGCGTAAATACGGATCGGTTCCTCACTCCGGTTTCGGTCTGGGATTGGAGCGGACGGTAGCATGGATCTGTGGATTGGATCATGTACGTGAAACAATCGCATTCCCACGTATGCTTTATCGTCTGTACCCTTAA